The Flavobacteriales bacterium genomic sequence GCAAGGACATGCTTATGCCTATTTCCTACCCGACCGGCTTGATGTTTCAGCCAAAGTGGATCCTGAAATCCGCAAACGCGGCATGTACCAGGTGGCGCTTTACCGATCCGGGCTGAACCTCACCGGTTCCTTTTCGCGCCCTGATGTGACGCAACTCGGCCTGGATCCGAATGATGTGATATGGAACGAGGCCACCATTGCGGTGGGCATCAAAGACATGAGCGGTTTGCAACAGGCGACGCAAATCGAATGGAACCGGAAACCCATCACGTTGGAACCCGGATTAACCAATTCTTACAAGATACCGGACGGATTGGCCAACAAGGTTCCTATCGACAGCCTTTCACAGCGATTCGACTTCAACATGGAGCTCGCGCTCAGGGGCAGCCAGAACTTACGCCTTGTGCCGGTGGGAAAAGAAACCCAGGTGAACCTCGATTGCAACTGGCCCGACCCCAAGTTCAACGGCGCCATCCTGCCTGATTCATCGGACATCACCGACACACACACCGCAGCCACATGGAAGGTATTGCATGTGAACCGAAATTACCCACAGGCCTGGAAAGACAGCTCACAACAATTTGAGGAGTCTGCCTTTGGCGTGGACCTGTACATTCCGCTGGATGAATACCAGAAGTCGATGCGCTCCGCCAAGTACGCCATCCTGATCCTGTCGCTGACCTTCGTGTTGTTTTTCGGATACGAGGTATTCAACAAAAAACGCATCCACCCCATTCAATACCTGTTGGTCGGACTGGCACTTTCGATCTTCTATGTTCTGCTTGTATCGTTGTCCGAACACCTGTCGTTCAACCCGGCGTATGTGATCTCCAGCATCGCGGTGATTTCCCTGATCACGGTGTACGCGCACGGCGCCCTGCAAAACAAGAAGGCGGCCAACGGCATGGGAGGCAGCCTGGCCCTGTTGTACGGGTTCATCTTCCTCCTGCTGCAATCGGAAGACTATGCCCTGCTGATCGGCAGCATCGGCTTGTTTATCGTGCTTGCCGGCATGATGTACTTCAGCCGCAAGGTGGATTGGTATGAATTGGCGAAGGGGAAGAAGAGTAAGATCCAGGAATAAAATCTGCGAGGATACAAACAAAAAAGGGAGGATGCTGTACATCCTCCCTTTTTCATCTCTTTGTTCTGTTGTCCTTTATCCATCCCACCTTCGCTAAGGTTCCGAGGGCACAGCGAACAACCAATAACTAGTAACCAATAACTAGTAACCAATAACCAACAACCAGTAACCACTCCCTACTTCACATCCACCAATTCCACCTCAAACACGAGTGTGGAGTTGGGTGGGATCACACCCTGCACACCACGTTCGCCGTATGCCAGGTGTGGCGGAATGATGAGGGTTGCTTTGGAACCCACGTTGAGCAGGCTGATGCCTTCATCCCATCCCGGGATCACACGGCCTTGTCCGAGCGGGAACGAAATGGGTTGTCCGCGATCCAGGGACGAATCGAACTTGGTACCGTCCATGAGGTAACCGGTGTAATGCACCGACACCATCTTGCCCGGTTCGGCTTTCGGGCCGTTGCCCTTCTGGGTGATGGCGTATACCAATCCGCTTGGCGTAGAAACCGTATCCTTGTACACCGGATCCAGTTTCTGGCGAAATGCCGCTTCCGCTTCTTTCTTTTTCGCTTCGGCTTTTTCCTTGATGCCGGCGATCAGCGCATCAAAGCTGGCCTGATCCGCCTTGAATTTCTTGGCGTCTTTTCCAACCCTGAGGATGGTTAGTTTCTTAATGGTATCACCCTGGGCGATGGCATTCACCACTTCCATGCCTTTCACCACTTTACCGAACACGCTGTGACGGCCGTCCAGGTGAGGGGTTGCTACGTGGGTGATAAAGAACTGGCTTCCGTTGGTACCCGGACCTGCATTGGCCATGGATAGTACACCCGCGGTGTCATGTTTCAAAGTGGGATCGAATTCATCAGGAAAAGAATAGCCGGGACCGCCTTGTCCGTTGCCCTGGGGGTCACCCCCCTGGATCACAAAGTTTGGCACCACACGATGAAAGGTGAGTCCGTCATAATACGGCTTCCCTTCCGGGCGTGCGGTGTTTTTGATGGTACCTTCGGCCAGGCCCACGAAGTTGGTCACGGTCATCGGAACCTTCTGGTATTCCAACTTACAAACGATCTCACCTTTGGTGGTTTCAAACTGGGCGTACAGTCCGTCGGGAAATTCACTTTCGTTACAACTCATCATCAAAGAAGCTGCGGCCAGCATGACAAACAGGCCTGATTTATACGATTTCATATGCTTGGTTTTTTCTACGGAAAATTGGGCTAATATACTTTTATTAATTCAATCTCGTAGATCACGGGTGTGCTCGGAGGCACGATCCCGGAAGACGATCCTTCCTTGCCGTATGCCAGGAATGACGGCAACAGCACGGTGATCTTTTCACCTTCCGTCATCACGGGAAGCACCATTTCCAATCCGGGCACCACCTGTCCTTCCGCCCCCAGCGTAAAGTCCATTCCCTCCCCATTCTTATAGGAGTTATCGAATTCTTTTCCATCCAGGAATATGCCCCTGTAATGGATCTGGATTCTCTTGCCGTACCGGGCATGCTTGCCATTCTTCTTTCCTCCTTCCTGGGTTAAAAAGAAAAGTCCGCCATCGGTGGGTTTGATGGAATTGGTCAGGCCCTGTGCATCAAAGAACTTCCGCATGGCGTTCAGCTCGCGCATGTCTGCCGACTCAAGCCATTGCTCATATGCTTTTGCATCGGCCACAAGGTCACGTTTGTGGTGGATAAGTTCCAGCATCACATCCACCCGCATGTAGCTTCCTGAATCAACGAAGTTCGGTCGGTCCACGCCCATCATCACCCCGAAAAGCGAATCTGCCGGCACACGGAAGGCCACGCTATCCCCTTCCTTCATGGTAAAGATCCCTTCTTCAAAAGAACCTTTGAATGAGGGTTCTCCAGCCAGTGCAAAGGTGGTTTGCTGTTGCAGGAAGATGCTATCGCTATCGGTCATGTATGTAATGGCGATGGTGATCACATCTCCCGGTTTGGGGGTTGAATCTCCTTCTCCCAGCTTCAGAATTTTGTAATAGAGTCCGGTTTCCGACTTCGCATAATCCGGATAAGGGTCGTTGGAAGACTTGTCTTCCCCACCGCAGGATGCCATTCCCCACAAGACAATTGCCGCCAATGCAAACTGCCCCAACCGGGTCATCTGATGTTTCTTTCTTTTCATGTAGTTATGAGCATGCGTTCAGGACGTGAAGATATTGTTTTTGGTTATTGGTTACTAGTTATTGGTTATTTGCCTGGCACCTACTACAAACAAGAAACAAGAAACAAGAAACCACAAACCACAAACTCATTTTATTACTTCAACGATCTTCACATCGTACAGCAACGAGGCCCTTCCGGGTATCTTGTTGTCGTCACCCGCCAGTCCGAACGCCAGGTGAGCCGGCAGGATGATCGTGGCCTGCTCCCCTTTTTTCATCATCTGGAAGGCTTCGAGTAATCCCGGTTCAAGTTCTTCCTGCCCCAGTCTGACGGTACGCAATCCGTCCTTGTCCGAATCGTAGCATTGTTTGCCCGTCAGCAATGAGATCTTGAAAGAAAATGTGACTTTATTTCCCATGCGGACGGTATCGCCTGTTCCACCACCTCCCGACATAAAGCGAAGCCCGGATCCGGTTTCGGTCATGTTCCAGTTTCTTCTCCGGATGAAGTTATCGATCTCGAAGATTTCATTGCGAACGAGGATGTTGTTGGCGTGCTCGAGGTCTTCCTTCAGTTCCTTTTGAGGAAGGGGTTTCGGTTTTGGCGGCGGAGCGGATTCCTGGCATGCGGCCATCAGGCACACAACAAAAAACGAATATGCAAGGGAGCGATGCATCATGGGTGTAACGACATGCAACTGCAATTATTTGGTCGCATCAAAATGCCTTCAAACCTTCGGCGTAGCTGGGAAGCAGCGCTTCGAATTTCTTCACTGTTTCCTGCAATGTCAAGGTGGAAGAGCCACCAGCTGCATTCTTATGGCCTCCGCCCGAGAAGTGTTCGCGTGCCAGTTCATTCACATCGAAGCTGCCTTTGGAGCGGAAAGATATCTTCACCAGGTCTCCTTTCTCCATGAACAATGCACCCAGGCGGATACCGCTGATCGCATACGCATAGTTCACCAGCCCTTCCGTATCTCCGTTCTGGTATCCGAACTGATCCAGCTCGGCTTTGCTCAGGCTGATGTAGGCCGCATGAAACTCAGGGAACACCACCAGTTTGTCTTTCAGGCTATATCCGAGCAAGCGTGCCCGGCTCTCGCTGTATGAATCGAAAATGCGTTCGTGGATGAGGGTATGCTGCATGCCGGTTTCAATCAGGCTGGCCACCACGCGGTGTGTTTCCGGAGAGGTGGAGGCGAACCGGAAAGATCCGGTATCTGTCATGATGCCGGTATAGAGGCAAGAAGCGATGTCCTGGTTGACGAGGGCCTTGTCTCCAAGGGAGGTGATCAGGCGGTGGATGAGCTCACAGGTGCTGGAGGCGCGTGTATCTGAAAGTGCCAGTTCGGCGAAGTTCACCGGGTCGGGGTGGTGATCAACGAGTACTTTGGTGGCTTTGGAATCCTGCATGAACTTGCCCAGGTCATCAATGCGTTTGGGATCGTTGTAGTCCAGCGCGAAAACGATGTCTGCCTGTCCCACCATCCGTTCGCCTTTTCGTTTGGTGCCGTCGTTCATGTTATAAATCAGCACCTCGTTGTTGCCGGGCAGCCAGTGTAAGAAGTCGGGATAACCGGTGGGGGTGATCACCTGTACCCGGTGTCCTTTCTTCTGCAGGTACAAGGCAAGGGCCAGCGACGAACCCATGGCATCACCATCTGGGTGTGTATGGGTGGTGATCACGATCTTGCGCGGATCAGCCAGCAGGCTTTTGAGCTGTTTGTAATTCATGGCCTAAAGTTAGGGCATTTCCTTAAAGCGCATCAAAAATCCGCTTTGCGGTGTATACCGGATGGAAACAAAATGTGTTGGGGATGCCACAAAGGCGCGAAGGCACAAAGGCCTGATCCTGGTGTAGCAAACGCTACAAGATAGCTGGACGAAGGTGAAACCTTCGCCTAACCCACCAAGACGCAAAGAAATCAAAAGCATACCTACCTGCACCCTTCGTGTCTTCGTGCCTTTGTGGCAAAACAACATCCACTGCAACAAGACGAATATGAAACCTTCGCCTAACCCACCAGACGCAAAGAAATCAAAAGCATACCTACCTGCACCCTTCGTGTCTTTGTGCCTTTGTGGCAAAAAAACATCCACTGCAACAAGACGAATATGAAACCTTCGCCTAACCCATGGGGCCACAAATCATCCCTTTTCATATCCTTTGTGTCTTCGTGTCTTTGTGGCAAAAAAACATCCGCTGCAACAAGACGAATATGAAACCTTCGCCTAACAGATCATCCCTTCACATCTTGGTGTCTTCGTGCCTTTTTGGCAAAAAACATTCCCAACACCCAGGCATGAGTGCCTCAAACTAATCCAACGCCCGCATGAAATCCTTCAACGCCTGTTCATCGGCAGGCACGCGGGTGGCCTTTTTCTCGCGGCTCATCAATTCCTGCATGCGTTCGGGTATCTCCACCTTTAGGCCGGTGGCCTGCTCCACCACTTCCGGGAATTTTGACGGATGGGCGGTTTCCAGGAAGAAGCCCATACCACCGTTGTCGGCCAATTCTTTTTTCATGGCGAGGTAACCAACGGCGCCGTGCGGATCCAGGAGGTAGTTGAATTCTTGAAATACTTTGGCAATGGCGGAGCGTGTC encodes the following:
- the creD gene encoding cell envelope integrity protein CreD, whose translation is MTQESTIPRIKEEIKHSITLRLFSIAVLILLMLIPMAMIMSIINEREYRKEEAIREVSDKWGTAQTVTGPVLVLPYLTYINRDGVREPQGHAYAYFLPDRLDVSAKVDPEIRKRGMYQVALYRSGLNLTGSFSRPDVTQLGLDPNDVIWNEATIAVGIKDMSGLQQATQIEWNRKPITLEPGLTNSYKIPDGLANKVPIDSLSQRFDFNMELALRGSQNLRLVPVGKETQVNLDCNWPDPKFNGAILPDSSDITDTHTAATWKVLHVNRNYPQAWKDSSQQFEESAFGVDLYIPLDEYQKSMRSAKYAILILSLTFVLFFGYEVFNKKRIHPIQYLLVGLALSIFYVLLVSLSEHLSFNPAYVISSIAVISLITVYAHGALQNKKAANGMGGSLALLYGFIFLLLQSEDYALLIGSIGLFIVLAGMMYFSRKVDWYELAKGKKSKIQE
- a CDS encoding peptidylprolyl isomerase, whose amino-acid sequence is MSCNESEFPDGLYAQFETTKGEIVCKLEYQKVPMTVTNFVGLAEGTIKNTARPEGKPYYDGLTFHRVVPNFVIQGGDPQGNGQGGPGYSFPDEFDPTLKHDTAGVLSMANAGPGTNGSQFFITHVATPHLDGRHSVFGKVVKGMEVVNAIAQGDTIKKLTILRVGKDAKKFKADQASFDALIAGIKEKAEAKKKEAEAAFRQKLDPVYKDTVSTPSGLVYAITQKGNGPKAEPGKMVSVHYTGYLMDGTKFDSSLDRGQPISFPLGQGRVIPGWDEGISLLNVGSKATLIIPPHLAYGERGVQGVIPPNSTLVFEVELVDVK
- a CDS encoding FKBP-type peptidyl-prolyl cis-trans isomerase, whose product is MKRKKHQMTRLGQFALAAIVLWGMASCGGEDKSSNDPYPDYAKSETGLYYKILKLGEGDSTPKPGDVITIAITYMTDSDSIFLQQQTTFALAGEPSFKGSFEEGIFTMKEGDSVAFRVPADSLFGVMMGVDRPNFVDSGSYMRVDVMLELIHHKRDLVADAKAYEQWLESADMRELNAMRKFFDAQGLTNSIKPTDGGLFFLTQEGGKKNGKHARYGKRIQIHYRGIFLDGKEFDNSYKNGEGMDFTLGAEGQVVPGLEMVLPVMTEGEKITVLLPSFLAYGKEGSSSGIVPPSTPVIYEIELIKVY
- a CDS encoding FKBP-type peptidyl-prolyl cis-trans isomerase, which encodes MMHRSLAYSFFVVCLMAACQESAPPPKPKPLPQKELKEDLEHANNILVRNEIFEIDNFIRRRNWNMTETGSGLRFMSGGGGTGDTVRMGNKVTFSFKISLLTGKQCYDSDKDGLRTVRLGQEELEPGLLEAFQMMKKGEQATIILPAHLAFGLAGDDNKIPGRASLLYDVKIVEVIK
- a CDS encoding bifunctional oligoribonuclease/PAP phosphatase NrnA, with the translated sequence MNYKQLKSLLADPRKIVITTHTHPDGDAMGSSLALALYLQKKGHRVQVITPTGYPDFLHWLPGNNEVLIYNMNDGTKRKGERMVGQADIVFALDYNDPKRIDDLGKFMQDSKATKVLVDHHPDPVNFAELALSDTRASSTCELIHRLITSLGDKALVNQDIASCLYTGIMTDTGSFRFASTSPETHRVVASLIETGMQHTLIHERIFDSYSESRARLLGYSLKDKLVVFPEFHAAYISLSKAELDQFGYQNGDTEGLVNYAYAISGIRLGALFMEKGDLVKISFRSKGSFDVNELAREHFSGGGHKNAAGGSSTLTLQETVKKFEALLPSYAEGLKAF